From the genome of Aerococcus urinaehominis:
GATGGACTGGTTGCGCGCCATCCATGAGGTGACTAATAGAGCGCTAGACAATGATGAGATGATCTGGCCTTATTCTATGCCACCCGTCCTGCCGGCTGATGACCAAATTAGGGTAGCTGCCCTCGATGATCCGGAGGCAGTTGACTACCGGGAATACCTAGTAGGGGCCTATGGTAAAAAGTTACAGATGATTTCTGGGATCCATTTTAATTTTGAATTAAACGATGACTTTATTCATGCCTACTATCAAGCTCAGGATCCTGACCAAGCAAGGGACTATAAGTCCTTTAAATCAGAATTTTACCTGGCCTTGGCCCGTAAATTCTTACGCTATCAATGGGTGGTAATTTATCTCTTCGGGGCGTCTCCTTATGCCCACGATTCATTCTACCAGCAAGCAAGTGACCGTTTTGACCGACCAGCACGGTCTTTGCGCAATTCGCACTTGGGCTATATTAACAAAGCTGATGTTGATTTTAATTATGATAACCTAATAGACTATGCAGAAACGCTAGCAGCCAATGTGGCTGACGGCCGCCTCTATGCTGAAAAAGAATTCTATTCTAATGTGCGTCTGCGGGGGGCTAACCAGGCCCAGGATTTATTGGAAAAGGGTATCCGCTACTTAGAATTTAGGAATATGGATATTCAGGGTGACCAAGCTTATGGCCTAAGCGAAAGTGATATTGCCTTCATGGCCTACTTTATCCTTTATTTAGTGTGGCTGGATGAGGATCCGGATATGGATGCTGTTAAGCTGGGCATTGATTTAAAAACCCAAGTTGCGGAAGAAGACCCTCGGCAAGAAACGGCCCTCAAGGAAGAAGGCTTAGCTATTGCCCAAGGTATGCGCCAGATGTTAGCGGCTATTGCAGCTCCTGACCAGATTAAGGATCAGCTAGAGCGCGTTTTAGCGCGTTTCGAAGACCACCAGCTCACCCCAGCTGCGCAAATTGTGGCCAAGTACCCAGATGTCGAAGCATGGCTGCAATCGGGCTTAGACTTAGCCAAGGTAGCCCACCAAGATGCGCTCGCTCGTCCTTATGAATTGGGTGGCTTTGCTGATATGGAGCTATCAACGCAAATTATCTTGGCCGACGCCATTCAGTATGGCATTCGCTTTGAAATTATGGACCGCGATGACCAGCTCGTACGTTTTAAATTAGCTGACCATATTGAATATGTGAAAAATGGTAATATTACCAGCAAAGATAGCTATGTCACCCATTACTTGCTAGAAAATAAGGAAGTAACCAAGCAGATTCTAGCTGAGGCGGGTTTTCCTGTGCCCCATTCGGACGCCTATCAGTCGTTAGAGGCGGCTAAGGCGGCGATTGCTCTTTATGAAGACCGACCGATAGTGGTTAAGCCGAAGTCTACTAATATGGGAATTGGCATTTCCGTCTTCAAGCAAGGGGCCCGAGCTGACCAATTGCTACCAGCCTTAGAGGAAGCATTTAAAGAGGACACCAGCGTCATGCTAGAGGATTATTTACCGGGTACTGAATACCGATTTTTTGTCTTAGATGGTAAGTGCTTGGCAGTCTTACTGCGGATTCCAGCCAATGTGGTCGGTGATGGCCAATCAAGTGTGCGTCAATTGGTTGCAGAGAAAAACCAATCCCCTCTTAGAGGTCACGACCACCGGACACCCTTAGAATTTATTCAATTAGGTAATTTAGAAGCTATTACCCTCAACCAGCAGGGGTATGACTTTGATTCGGTGATTCCTGCAGGCGACCGGGTTTACCTCCGTGATAACTCTAATATCTCTACTGGTGGCGACTCAGTAGACGTCACTGACCGTATCCATCCAACTTATAAACAAATTGCTGAAGAGATGGCTAGGGCCCTTGATGTTCAGATTACTGGCTTGGATATCATGATTGATGACCTAGAGCAACCAGCTAATAGTCAACCAGACCAGGTTAACTATGGTTTGATTGAGGCTAATTTTAACCCGATGATGATGATGCATGTTTATCCTGCCCAAGGGCCAGGTGTGCGGGTGACTACAGCCGTTCTGGCTTATCTCTTCCCAGAAAAGGAATTTCCTGATAGTGCGCTAAAATAGAAAGGATTTTATCAAATGGCTTATTTTGACTATGCAGCAACGACGCCCGTATCTGAAAATGTTCAAGCAACTATGGCCAAGAGTTGGGCAGAGGATTTTGGTAATCCCTCGGCTACCTATGCTTTGGGCCGGGCTGCCAACCAGGAAATTGACCAGGTGCGCCGGCAGATTGCTAGTAGTCTTAATGCCAGTCCCCAAGATATTATCTTTGTATCTAGCGGGACTGAAGCCAATAATTCAGCCCTTATTCAGACGGCCTATCGACTGGCTGACCAAGGTAAACATATTATTTCGACTGCTGCTGAACATCCTAGTGTGGCTAAAAGTTTGGCTTACTTGGCAGACCAGGGCTTTGAGGTCACCTATTTAGACTTGGATAGTAGCGGGCATATCAGCCTAGCTGAATTAGAGGCGGCCATCAGACCGGATACTATTATGGTGTCAATCATTGCTGGTCAAAATGAAGTTGGGAGTGTGCAAGATTTAAAGGCCATTGGTGATTTCTGTCAGACCTACGACCTCTTCTTTCATACGGATACTGTCCAGGCTTATATGAATATCGAAATAGATGTTGGAGCCATGCATATTGATGCCTTGTCCATGTCCGCTCACAAGATTTATGGGCCTAAGGGCATTGGCTTTATGTATTATCGCCAGGCTAAGCAAAACTTTAAGCCTTATTTGCATGGAGGCAACCAGGAAATGGGTCTGCGGGCAGGGACGGAAAGTTTACCTTTAATTAAGGGCTTGGGCCAGGCCATTGGCGATATGCAGGCAGATAGCCAGGGGATTTACCAGGCAACAGCAGACCGACGCCAATACTTTATTGACCAGGCCAAGGCAGCAGGCTTAGAGTTTGAAATTAACGGTCCCGACCAAGTTGAACTGCCCCATGTTTTAAATATCTATTGGCCTGGCCACAAGAGTGAAATTGCCTTGATTAAATTTGACTTGGCTGAATTTTATTTGTCGGCGGGATCAGCTTGTTCAGCTGGCTCGCTCCAGCCCAGTCCGACCCTGGTTTCCATGTTTGGTCAGGAAAGTGACCGAATTACTGAAAGTTTACGAATTTCCTTTAGTCATATGACTAGCTACCAGGAGATTGACCAATTAATTAATAAAATGTTAGAAATGTGAGGAAGATAATATGGCTCTAGCAAAAACAGCCAGCTTAAAAGGGAGTGGGCGCAGCTTCGCTGTTGCCCCAAATTGTAAGGCTTATACCCTAAGGGATAATAGCTTTTCCGCTTCTAAGGCGGGCAATTATCAGTATGAGCGCTTGGTTCAAGCTGATTTTAAGTCAGCCCAGGCAGTTATTTTAAAAATTACTGTGGGTAAAGATGTGGATAAATTGCAGCTAGCTACCACCAACAAGGCGGGGTTAAAGGCTGTTAATGTTTACCAAAATGATCTTATGGTCGATTTGGCCAAGCAGGTTGATTATATCTTTGATTTCTTAGTTGAAAACGGGGTATTGGTCCAAGTAGACTAGCGACTGATACTTTCTTTTAGTAAGTATCTGCCTTGTCAAAAGCTGGAAAAGCGCGTATAATGGCCGGGTATATCTTACATAACAAAAACTACGACCTTCAATCGTAAATTTTTGTCAGAAAGATGGTGATGTTATGGAAGATAAGTCAAATATTAAAGTTGTTGTTGGCATGAGTGGTGGGGTAGACTCCTCAGTGACAGCCCTCCTGCTTAAAAACCAGGGCTATGATGTCATTGGTATTTTCATGAAAAACTGGGATGATACCGATGAAAATGGCTTTTGTTCTGCAGAGGAAGACTATGCTGATGTTAAGGCTGTTGCCGACCAGATTGGCATTCCTTACTATTCTGTTAACTTTGAAAAAGAATACTGGGACAAGGTCTTTACTTATTTCTTGGATGAATATAAACGTGACCGGACGCCAAATCCCGATGTTATGTGTAACAAGGAAATTAAATTTAAGGCCTTCTTGGATTATGCCCTAGAGTTAGGCGCTGACTATGTGGCAACCGGCCACTATGCCCAGCTAGAACGTGATCCTGATGGTAAGGTTCGGCTCTTACGGGGGGCTGATGACAATAAGGACCAGACCTATTTCTTAAACCAATTGAGCCAGGACCAACTAAAGCGGGTCCTCTTTCCGTTAGGCCACCTAGAAAAGCCTCAAGTACGGCAAATTGCCGCGGAGGCAGGTTTGGCTACCGCCAAGAAAAAGGATTCCACCGGTATCTGCTTTATTGGTGAAAAGAATTTCAAGGAATTCCTGTCTAACTACCTACCGGCCCAACCGGGACCTATGTTGACCTTAGATGGTAAAGAAATGGGTCAGCATGCCGGCCTCATGTATTATACGATTGGCCAGCGTAAGGGACTGGGAATTGGCGGTGTCAAGGATACGGATGCTAATGAACCCTGGTTTGCTATTGGTAAGGACCAGACTAAGAACGTCCTCTACGTGGGCCAAGGCTACCACCATCCTAATCTGTATAGTGACTATCTCTTAGCCTCTGATCTATCCTTTGTTGATGATGACTTTGACGACCAGTCCTTTGACTGTACAGCCAAGTTTCGCTACCGGCAAAAAGATGTTCCCGTTCATGTGGATATCTTAGCTGACGGCCAGGCCAAGGTGACCTTTGCCCAGCCAGTGCGGGCCATTACCCCTGGTCAAGCTGTGGTTTTCTATGACAGCCCAGTTTGCTTGGGTGGGGGAACCATCGACAAGGCCTTTAGTGGCGACCAAGAAATGCAGTATGCTTAATCACAATAGGGCTAACCTTTCCGGTTGGCTCTTTTTTTAGTATAATGGCAGGTATGAATAAGGGAGGCCAGGCTTGTGACAGTAAATGATCAAGATTATATGATTGGCGAAATTACCGCCGTTTATTTTGAAAATTTAAATAACTACTACCGGGTCATGGCCATCGATATTGATGAGACTAATACCATGTATTCGGAGAAAAAAATTGTGGTGACCGGTAATTTTGTTACCATCCAGCAGGGATCGACCTATAAGTTTTATGGCCGCTTGGTTGACCACAGCAAGTATGGGGTCCAGTTCCAGGTGACCGGCTACGACCAGGTACAAATTGCTTCTAAAGAAGGGCTGATTCGTTATTTTTCTTCGGAAGAATTTCCTGGTATCGGTAAGGTCTTGGCTAGTCGTATTGTTGACCACATGGGTGACCATGCCATTGAAAGCATCATTAATGATCCTGACCAGTTGAAGGGGGTCAAGGGCTTATCGGAGAGTAAGCGACTGATGATTTTAGAGCGGTTAAAAAGTCAGCAGGGTGACCAGCAAGTCTTTATTAAATTAGCTGAATTGGGCTTTTCCGCCAACTTATCTAGTCGGATTTACGGTCTCTACCAGCAGGATACCTTAGAGGTTATCCAGGCCAATCCTTATTGCTTAATCGAGGACCTGCAAGGTTTTGGCTTTCAAAAGGCTGACCAGTTGGCCCAACGCCTGGATTTCCCCCTAGATGCGCCAGTGCGTTTGGCTGGGGGCTTCTATTTTATCTTGAACCAGGTCTGCTACCAGTCTGGTAATACTTATATCGACCGGGACCAGCTTTTGGGACTAACCATGGACCTACTCAGCCAGGCCCAGCCAGGAGGGCTAACCGGCCAGGTCTTAGCCGATACGCTGTCAGACTTGTGTGACCAAGGCAAGTTAATCGCTGTTGATACGGCTATCGCTCTGCCCAGTCTTTTCTATGCCGAGGTGGGCATTGCCAAGTCTTTGGACCGGATTAAGCGGTCAACAGACTTAGCGGATTTAGCAGATAATGGCCAGGTGGACTATGACCAGGAGATTCTAGCGGTAGAGGAAGAACTAGGTATTTCCTATGGTCTGGCCCAAAAAGCAGCCATAAAAGAAGCCTTGACCAACAAATTCTTTA
Proteins encoded in this window:
- the gshAB gene encoding bifunctional glutamate--cysteine ligase GshA/glutathione synthetase GshB is translated as MNQLQKFITDAKMSQLFQQYSIGVEKEGHRINPDGSLAQTPHPPRVDGSSQNVYIQRDFAESQLELVTPPITNNHQVVMDWLRAIHEVTNRALDNDEMIWPYSMPPVLPADDQIRVAALDDPEAVDYREYLVGAYGKKLQMISGIHFNFELNDDFIHAYYQAQDPDQARDYKSFKSEFYLALARKFLRYQWVVIYLFGASPYAHDSFYQQASDRFDRPARSLRNSHLGYINKADVDFNYDNLIDYAETLAANVADGRLYAEKEFYSNVRLRGANQAQDLLEKGIRYLEFRNMDIQGDQAYGLSESDIAFMAYFILYLVWLDEDPDMDAVKLGIDLKTQVAEEDPRQETALKEEGLAIAQGMRQMLAAIAAPDQIKDQLERVLARFEDHQLTPAAQIVAKYPDVEAWLQSGLDLAKVAHQDALARPYELGGFADMELSTQIILADAIQYGIRFEIMDRDDQLVRFKLADHIEYVKNGNITSKDSYVTHYLLENKEVTKQILAEAGFPVPHSDAYQSLEAAKAAIALYEDRPIVVKPKSTNMGIGISVFKQGARADQLLPALEEAFKEDTSVMLEDYLPGTEYRFFVLDGKCLAVLLRIPANVVGDGQSSVRQLVAEKNQSPLRGHDHRTPLEFIQLGNLEAITLNQQGYDFDSVIPAGDRVYLRDNSNISTGGDSVDVTDRIHPTYKQIAEEMARALDVQITGLDIMIDDLEQPANSQPDQVNYGLIEANFNPMMMMHVYPAQGPGVRVTTAVLAYLFPEKEFPDSALK
- a CDS encoding cysteine desulfurase family protein; amino-acid sequence: MAYFDYAATTPVSENVQATMAKSWAEDFGNPSATYALGRAANQEIDQVRRQIASSLNASPQDIIFVSSGTEANNSALIQTAYRLADQGKHIISTAAEHPSVAKSLAYLADQGFEVTYLDLDSSGHISLAELEAAIRPDTIMVSIIAGQNEVGSVQDLKAIGDFCQTYDLFFHTDTVQAYMNIEIDVGAMHIDALSMSAHKIYGPKGIGFMYYRQAKQNFKPYLHGGNQEMGLRAGTESLPLIKGLGQAIGDMQADSQGIYQATADRRQYFIDQAKAAGLEFEINGPDQVELPHVLNIYWPGHKSEIALIKFDLAEFYLSAGSACSAGSLQPSPTLVSMFGQESDRITESLRISFSHMTSYQEIDQLINKMLEM
- the mnmA gene encoding tRNA 2-thiouridine(34) synthase MnmA; the protein is MEDKSNIKVVVGMSGGVDSSVTALLLKNQGYDVIGIFMKNWDDTDENGFCSAEEDYADVKAVADQIGIPYYSVNFEKEYWDKVFTYFLDEYKRDRTPNPDVMCNKEIKFKAFLDYALELGADYVATGHYAQLERDPDGKVRLLRGADDNKDQTYFLNQLSQDQLKRVLFPLGHLEKPQVRQIAAEAGLATAKKKDSTGICFIGEKNFKEFLSNYLPAQPGPMLTLDGKEMGQHAGLMYYTIGQRKGLGIGGVKDTDANEPWFAIGKDQTKNVLYVGQGYHHPNLYSDYLLASDLSFVDDDFDDQSFDCTAKFRYRQKDVPVHVDILADGQAKVTFAQPVRAITPGQAVVFYDSPVCLGGGTIDKAFSGDQEMQYA